A portion of the Ricinus communis isolate WT05 ecotype wild-type chromosome 10, ASM1957865v1, whole genome shotgun sequence genome contains these proteins:
- the LOC8269272 gene encoding dirigent protein 15: protein MKGKVFFTWVMILCVVKLNVQGEYHTETVPAIPMKEKITKLSFFYHVNLGGKIPTAVQIAQPNVTRDERQFLPFGTLFAVNNALRVGTKPTSKLIGRAKGLTLAASQEDDKHLILVNYQDIGFITGKFNGSSFIVCSRDPIFEPEHELAVVGGRQKLRMVTGFVKVQTVFIDFASGYGVFKYDVTLFQRLRLASSTDINQYDIV from the coding sequence atgaaaggaaaagtATTCTTTACATGGGTTATGATCCTTTGTGTTGTGAAATTAAATGTACAAGGGGAGTACCACACTGAAACCGTACCTGCTATCCCTATGAAGGAGAAGATTACcaaattgagtttcttttACCATGTTAATTTAGGTGGCAAAATTCCTACTGCGGTCCAAATAGCTCAACCCAACGTAACCAGAGATGAAAGGCAATTCCTCCCATTCGGTACTCTTTTTGCTGTCAATAATGCTCTAAGAGTAGGCACTAAGCCGACCTCAAAACTTATTGGTCGTGCTAAAGGTCTGACTTTAGCTGCTAGCCAAGAAGATGATAAGCATCTAATATTGGTGAATTATCAGGATATTGGGTTCATTACAGGCAAGTTCAACGGAAGTTCATTTATTGTGTGCTCAAGGGATCCTATTTTCGAGCCAGAACATGAGCTTGCAGTTGTTGGTGGGAGACAAAAATTGAGAATGGTTACAGGTTTTGTTAAGGTTCAAACagtttttattgattttgcaAGTGGTTATGGTGTTTTTAAGTATGATGTGACCTTGTTTCAGAGGCTACGGTTGGCATCTTCTACCGATATCAACCAATATGATATTGTGTAA